One part of the Nitrosophilus kaiyonis genome encodes these proteins:
- the nhaD gene encoding sodium:proton antiporter NhaD, whose translation MHGLDLTHTWVGYLSLAIFVIGYYFIAAEEKFHMNKAKPALLIGTLMFMLLGIYFSINGLEPEPLHEEMEKLILEIAEIFFFLFVAMTYIETLIERKVFDVLKYKLTSRGYSYKKLFWLTGTLSFWISPVADNLTTALILSTVLFTIDKTKNEFLVPGAINIVVAANAGGAWSPFGDITTLMAWTAGKGEFVDFLYLFVPSFGGWLLTAWLLSRVVPEGEPHFDASLPKAELKPGAKVVIGLGVFTIFTAVMGHQFFHFPAMWGMMFGLALLKIYSYYLKKKNQDHFDIFVNMKHVENDTLMFFFGILSAVGALHFLGYLEYIVKLYDIIGPTAGNIGVGFISAIVDNVPVMSAILKADPNMGIDQWLLVTLTAGIGGSLISFGSAAGVGVMGRLRGIYTFGSHMKHAWTVLAGYILSMILWYIQFEIMGLY comes from the coding sequence ATGCATGGGTTAGATTTAACACATACTTGGGTTGGATATCTCTCTTTAGCTATATTTGTGATAGGCTACTATTTTATTGCTGCTGAAGAGAAATTTCATATGAATAAAGCAAAACCAGCTTTATTAATTGGAACTTTAATGTTTATGCTTTTAGGTATATATTTTTCTATAAATGGATTAGAACCTGAACCATTACATGAGGAGATGGAAAAACTCATTTTAGAAATTGCAGAGATTTTCTTTTTCCTTTTTGTTGCAATGACCTATATAGAAACTTTAATAGAAAGAAAAGTATTTGATGTATTAAAGTATAAATTAACTTCAAGAGGTTATAGCTATAAAAAACTTTTTTGGTTAACTGGGACTTTATCTTTTTGGATTTCACCAGTTGCTGATAACTTAACAACTGCATTAATTTTATCTACTGTTTTATTTACGATAGATAAAACAAAAAATGAGTTTTTAGTTCCAGGTGCTATAAATATTGTAGTAGCTGCAAATGCAGGTGGTGCATGGAGCCCATTTGGTGATATTACTACTTTAATGGCTTGGACAGCTGGAAAAGGCGAGTTTGTTGATTTTCTATATCTATTTGTTCCAAGTTTTGGTGGATGGCTTTTAACAGCTTGGTTACTATCTCGTGTTGTTCCAGAGGGTGAGCCACATTTTGATGCATCTCTTCCAAAGGCTGAGTTAAAACCAGGTGCTAAAGTAGTAATAGGTTTAGGTGTTTTTACTATTTTTACAGCAGTTATGGGACATCAGTTTTTCCATTTTCCTGCAATGTGGGGAATGATGTTTGGTTTGGCTCTATTAAAAATTTATTCATACTATTTAAAAAAGAAAAATCAAGACCATTTTGATATCTTTGTAAATATGAAGCATGTTGAAAATGATACTTTAATGTTTTTCTTTGGAATATTAAGTGCAGTTGGTGCATTACACTTTTTAGGATATCTTGAATATATAGTTAAACTTTATGATATTATTGGACCAACAGCAGGAAATATAGGAGTTGGATTTATATCTGCGATTGTAGATAATGTTCCTGTAATGAGCGCAATATTAAAAGCTGATCCAAATATGGGAATAGATCAATGGCTTTTAGTAACTTTAACTGCTGGAATCGGTGGAAGTTTGATTAGTTTTGGTAGTGCAGCAGGTGTTGGTGTTATGGGAAGACTTAGAGGAATATATACATTTGGTTCTCATATGAAACATGCATGGACAGTTCTTGCTGGATATATATTATCAATGATTTTATGGTATATTCAATTTGAGATAATGGGACTTTATTGA
- the guaA gene encoding glutamine-hydrolyzing GMP synthase, which translates to MQNVPIVILDFGSQYTQLIARRLREEKVYCEIYPYFTDIEEIKKKNPKGIIFSGGPSSVYEKDAPRVDKKIYELGLPILGICYGMQLITVDFNGDVVRADHHEYGKARLIFDEIHGGFSPLFKDTKDGQIVWMSHADKVERLPYGFKRIAHTNNSSYAAIANEEKNIYALQFHPEVSHSEEGSKILKNFAREICKIEEKWDMGHFAKEQIEKIRKIVGKDKVLCALSGGVDSSVVTALLYEAIGNQLIPVFVDNGLLRAGEREKVEHVFKNMLKVPLIVVDASEKFLNALKGVTDPEQKRKIIGHTFIEVFEEEAKKHTDVKYLAQGTLYPDVIESVSVKGPSETIKSHHNVGGLPEWMKFELIEPLRELFKDEVRKLGLELGLPKEMVIRHPFPGPGLAIRILGEVNKESLEVLRKADTILLEEIKAAGYYEKLWQAFAVLLNVKSVGVMGDKRTYENTVAIRCVESSDGMTATFAHLPHDLLENISNRIINEVDGINRVVYDITSKPPGTIEWE; encoded by the coding sequence ATGCAAAATGTGCCGATAGTAATTCTTGATTTTGGCTCACAATATACACAATTAATCGCAAGAAGATTAAGAGAAGAAAAGGTATATTGTGAGATTTATCCATATTTTACAGATATTGAAGAGATAAAGAAGAAAAACCCAAAAGGTATTATTTTTAGTGGTGGACCATCAAGTGTTTATGAAAAGGATGCTCCAAGAGTTGATAAAAAGATTTATGAGCTTGGTCTTCCTATACTTGGAATCTGTTATGGAATGCAGTTAATTACAGTTGATTTTAACGGAGATGTAGTTAGAGCAGATCATCATGAGTATGGAAAGGCAAGACTTATATTTGATGAGATTCATGGAGGTTTTTCTCCTCTTTTTAAAGATACAAAAGATGGCCAGATTGTATGGATGAGTCATGCAGATAAAGTTGAAAGACTACCCTATGGATTTAAAAGGATAGCTCATACCAATAACTCTTCATATGCAGCAATTGCTAATGAAGAAAAAAATATCTATGCATTGCAGTTTCATCCTGAAGTTTCTCATTCTGAGGAAGGTAGCAAAATATTAAAGAATTTTGCAAGAGAGATCTGTAAAATTGAAGAAAAATGGGATATGGGTCATTTTGCAAAAGAACAGATTGAAAAAATAAGAAAAATTGTTGGTAAAGATAAGGTTTTATGTGCATTAAGTGGTGGAGTTGATAGTTCTGTTGTTACTGCACTTTTATATGAAGCGATTGGAAACCAACTTATACCTGTGTTTGTTGATAATGGATTACTAAGAGCAGGTGAGAGAGAAAAAGTTGAACATGTTTTTAAAAATATGTTAAAAGTTCCTTTGATTGTAGTGGATGCCAGTGAAAAATTTTTAAATGCTTTAAAAGGTGTAACAGACCCCGAGCAAAAAAGAAAAATAATAGGTCACACTTTTATAGAGGTATTTGAAGAAGAGGCTAAAAAACATACAGATGTTAAGTATCTTGCTCAAGGGACTTTATACCCAGATGTTATTGAGTCTGTTTCTGTAAAAGGCCCAAGCGAGACAATCAAATCTCATCATAATGTTGGAGGGCTTCCTGAGTGGATGAAGTTTGAGTTAATTGAGCCACTGAGAGAACTTTTCAAAGATGAGGTAAGAAAACTTGGACTTGAACTTGGACTTCCAAAAGAGATGGTTATTAGACATCCTTTTCCAGGACCAGGCCTTGCTATTAGAATACTTGGTGAGGTAAATAAAGAGAGTTTAGAGGTTTTAAGAAAGGCTGATACGATACTATTAGAAGAGATAAAAGCGGCTGGTTATTATGAAAAACTTTGGCAAGCTTTTGCAGTTTTATTAAATGTCAAAAGTGTTGGAGTTATGGGTGATAAAAGAACTTATGAAAATACAGTTGCTATAAGATGTGTAGAGAGTAGCGATGGTATGACTGCAACATTTGCACATCTTCCTCACGATTTATTAGAAAATATAAGCAATAGAATCATAAATGAAGTAGATGGAATAAATAGAGTAGTTTATGATATAACTTCAAAACCACCTGGCACAATAGAGTGGGAGTAA
- a CDS encoding uroporphyrinogen-III synthase: MKNRKIYVLSDSDIKGAIKLPVIEQNFFNINIDFKKYDYLVFTSKNGVIAVDRISSEWKKIDSIAIGKATAKKIEELGGKVAYVAKKFYGDELAKEISQNFDKSKKFLYLRAKKVLSNLSEILRKREFLLEEIIVYETVCKKIENKRVEKGSFIIFSSPSTIECFLKNFQWDKSYKAIAIGKKTASYIPKDIEFIISPVQTLQGTINFIKESLDINN, from the coding sequence TTGAAAAATAGAAAAATATATGTTTTGTCAGATAGTGATATTAAGGGAGCAATAAAGCTCCCTGTTATTGAGCAAAATTTTTTTAATATTAATATAGATTTTAAAAAATATGATTATTTGGTTTTTACTTCTAAAAATGGCGTAATTGCAGTTGATAGAATATCAAGTGAGTGGAAAAAAATTGATTCAATTGCTATAGGAAAGGCAACTGCTAAAAAAATTGAAGAGCTTGGCGGTAAAGTTGCATATGTTGCAAAAAAATTTTATGGAGATGAATTAGCTAAAGAAATCTCTCAAAATTTTGATAAAAGCAAAAAATTTTTATATTTAAGAGCAAAAAAAGTTTTGTCAAATTTAAGTGAAATTTTAAGAAAAAGAGAGTTTTTATTAGAAGAAATTATTGTATATGAAACTGTATGTAAAAAAATAGAAAATAAAAGAGTTGAAAAAGGCTCTTTTATCATTTTTTCTTCTCCTTCCACAATTGAGTGTTTTTTGAAAAATTTTCAATGGGATAAAAGTTATAAAGCCATAGCAATTGGTAAAAAAACCGCTTCTTATATACCAAAAGATATAGAATTTATCATTTCGCCAGTTCAAACTCTTCAAGGCACTATTAATTTTATAAAAGAATCATTAGACATTAATAATTAG
- the purD gene encoding phosphoribosylamine--glycine ligase: MNVLVVGSGGREYSIGLALKKDDNVKELYFAPGNGATFNLGKNIEVSNWEDLADFAKENNIDLTIVGPEAPLVEGIVDIFRDKGLTIFGPTQKAALLEGSKIYMKNFLKKYNIPTAKFLETSSIEEANEFINTLPEPIVVKADGLCAGKGVIIAQSKEEARKAADEMLSGKAFGEAGKKIVIEEFLNGYELSVFAISDGKKYVILPAAQDHKRLLDGDKGPNTGGMGAYAPTPLINDELSKKIEEKIIAPTIKGMNDEGVPFEGVLFAGLMIVNNEPYVLEFNVRFGDPECEVLMPLLKTPASELFYKAATKDLDSLNIEFYKKYAVGVVLASENYPYGKSKPAEIIVDEIVHKDLAEHAHISYAGVSLIEGKLYATGGRVLVCVGIGDSIKEAREYAYLLTGQVHFAGKKYRSDIAYQALKS; encoded by the coding sequence ATGAATGTTTTAGTTGTTGGAAGTGGCGGTAGAGAATATTCAATAGGTCTTGCTTTAAAAAAAGATGATAATGTAAAAGAATTATATTTTGCTCCAGGCAATGGTGCAACATTTAATCTTGGTAAAAATATTGAAGTTTCAAATTGGGAAGATTTAGCAGATTTTGCAAAAGAAAACAATATCGATTTAACAATAGTTGGACCTGAAGCTCCACTAGTTGAAGGAATAGTAGATATTTTTAGAGATAAAGGATTAACTATATTTGGTCCAACTCAAAAAGCAGCACTACTTGAAGGCTCTAAAATATATATGAAAAATTTTTTAAAAAAATATAATATTCCAACAGCAAAATTTTTAGAAACTTCATCTATAGAAGAAGCGAATGAATTTATAAATACCTTACCTGAACCTATAGTGGTAAAAGCTGATGGTCTTTGTGCAGGCAAAGGTGTAATAATTGCACAAAGCAAAGAAGAAGCAAGAAAAGCTGCTGATGAAATGCTTAGTGGAAAAGCTTTTGGAGAGGCTGGTAAGAAAATTGTTATTGAAGAGTTTTTAAATGGCTATGAACTATCGGTTTTTGCAATTAGTGATGGGAAAAAATATGTAATACTTCCAGCTGCGCAAGACCATAAAAGGCTGCTTGATGGAGATAAAGGACCAAATACTGGCGGAATGGGAGCATATGCGCCAACACCTTTAATTAATGATGAGCTTTCAAAAAAAATTGAAGAAAAAATTATTGCTCCAACGATTAAAGGAATGAATGATGAAGGTGTTCCTTTTGAAGGAGTTTTATTTGCTGGGCTTATGATTGTAAATAATGAACCTTATGTTTTAGAGTTTAATGTAAGATTTGGTGACCCTGAATGTGAAGTATTGATGCCACTTTTGAAAACTCCTGCAAGTGAACTATTTTATAAAGCAGCTACAAAGGATTTAGACAGTTTAAATATTGAATTTTATAAAAAATATGCAGTTGGTGTAGTTTTAGCAAGTGAAAATTATCCATATGGTAAGAGCAAACCTGCTGAAATTATTGTTGATGAGATTGTTCATAAAGATTTGGCTGAGCATGCACATATCTCTTATGCAGGAGTGAGTTTAATAGAGGGAAAACTATATGCGACTGGCGGTAGGGTTCTTGTATGTGTGGGAATTGGAGATAGTATAAAAGAGGCGAGAGAATATGCCTATTTGCTAACGGGTCAAGTTCATTTTGCTGGAAAAAAATATAGAAGCGATATTGCATATCAGGCATTAAAGAGCTAA
- a CDS encoding RDD family protein: MENRSLASLNKRAIAFLIDDILVSLIYLIIIWEYIPKSGSFVELSIVINQFMLLLVMIKIFYHTYFVYKFRATLGKMALKIEVLSLDYENVNFLQAFNRAIFRVISEIIFYFGFLLAFFDKKRQTLHDKTAKTLVVNV; encoded by the coding sequence ATGGAAAACAGAAGTTTAGCATCTCTTAATAAAAGAGCTATAGCTTTTTTAATTGATGATATATTAGTTTCATTAATATATCTTATAATTATTTGGGAATATATTCCAAAAAGTGGCTCTTTTGTAGAATTGTCCATAGTTATAAATCAGTTTATGCTACTTTTAGTGATGATAAAGATTTTTTACCATACATATTTTGTTTACAAATTTAGAGCAACATTAGGAAAAATGGCACTAAAAATTGAGGTTTTAAGTTTAGATTATGAAAATGTAAATTTTTTGCAAGCGTTTAATAGAGCAATTTTTAGAGTAATAAGCGAAATAATTTTTTATTTTGGCTTTTTACTTGCTTTTTTTGATAAAAAAAGACAGACTCTACATGATAAAACTGCAAAAACTTTGGTGGTAAATGTATAG